The following DNA comes from Buttiauxella agrestis.
GCTAGGGATCGTCGCCTAGGTGAGCCATTACCTCACCTACTAGCTAATCCCATCTGGGCACATCTGATGGCAAGAGGCCCGAAGGTCCCCCTCTTTGGTCCGAAGACGTTATGCGGTATTAGCTACCGTTTCCAGTAGTTATCCCCCTCCATCAGGCAGTTTCCCAGACATTACTCACCCGTCCGCCGCTCGTCACCCAGGAGCAAGCTCCCTGTGCTACCGCTCGACTTGCATGTGTTAGGCCTGCCGCCAGCGTTCAATCTGAGCCATGATCAAACTCTTCAATTAAAAGCTTGATTTGCTTCAACTCGTGAAGCGGTGCTCAAAAATTAACTTTCGTAATAATTCAACTAAATGAATTACTGCTTGGTCACTCTTCAAGACTTGATATTTTTTTGATACCCGAAGGTATCTGAGATATCAATCCTGCGAGTGCCCACACAGATTGTCTGATAAATTGTTAAAGAGCAGTGAGTCAGGCGCTTTCGCTTGCTAACTCGAGGTGGCGTATATTACGCTTTCCTCTTTCAGAGTCAAGCGTTTATTTTCGCTTTTCATCTGGCTGACGGCCCGGTTTGTAAGCCGTTGTGCCGTGTCAGTGGAGGCGCAGTATAGGGATTTTCCGGAAGCTGACAAGTGTTTATTGCAAAAAAATGACTGAGCGCCTCTTTTTTCGACAAAACGACCATTTTGTACATTATTTGCTGTTTAAATGGGCTATCTCTTGCGCGAAACGGGCCACCTGAGGCCAATCGGTATAAACAACTTCTTTACTAATATCTGTTTCGCCGCCAGTCATCTTCATGATTAAGCGAATCATCACGCGATCGTACCAACGATAACGCGGATAACGCAGCGCACCCGCAAACACCGCGCAGTGTTTTGGCTGCCAGGGGGACGTCAGCAAGAACTTGCGCGTATAAGAGTTAGTTTGTGGGGAGCGCTTCTCTGGTTTACGCGCCACCAGGTTTACAGAAAAGAAAGCGCTGGGGATCTTATTCAACGCTTGCTGATGCTTCTTCACGAAAGCCGCCACTGAAGAATGGAAATGCCCGTAACGGATAGAAGCACCAATCACTACACGTTCGTAATTGCCCCAGGCAATTTCGCCACTGCGATGCAAGTTAACCACATCACTCTCAACACCCAGCTCTTTCAGCTCAGATGCTATATAAGAAGCAATCTCGCGAGTTTGACCATCACGGGTCGAAAACAGA
Coding sequences within:
- the hemG gene encoding menaquinone-dependent protoporphyrinogen IX dehydrogenase yields the protein MRTLILFSTRDGQTREIASYIASELKELGVESDVVNLHRSGEIAWGNYERVVIGASIRYGHFHSSVAAFVKKHQQALNKIPSAFFSVNLVARKPEKRSPQTNSYTRKFLLTSPWQPKHCAVFAGALRYPRYRWYDRVMIRLIMKMTGGETDISKEVVYTDWPQVARFAQEIAHLNSK